Genomic window (Kwoniella botswanensis chromosome 1, complete sequence):
TGAAAGTCAAGGGTGATCCAATTGGTATCAGAGGAGCTACGTTGTATGGTGGTAAAGGTAGACAAATTAAGTGAAATCTAGTCTGAATGTAAAGGGTATCGTTGTGTATCTGTATAGAATCAGAATCGTATCTGAACGCATGGAGGATTCGGTAATTTGGTCCAGTTGCCACGGTGTCAAAAGACCCCATATTTTGGTCAAACACAGTGTACAGATCACCTTTTCAGTTCTTCATCAATAAGCCTAGAATCCCGATGATTTTAGGATTACTGTCTGCTCCCTTACTCATGTTTTGGGGGCAAAGAGGAGCGCTTTCGACAGAGAATTTCGCAACGTACGATGCTTCTTGTCCCGAACTGTATCAGAACTTTGGTAGTCATTGGTGGTACCCATATTGTCTTCTTTGGGTGACAAGAAAGGTATCGGTACCTGTCAGACCTACCGAGATATTCGAATCATACGTGAAAGCCAAAGACAAGGTTGGTTTGGTTTTCTTCACCGTCCGTGTCAGTACCATGACTCATAATCGTAAGGCTGAGCAGGTGACCGCACCTATATAGGCCAATCGAAGCATTTGCCTTATTTGACGTGAAAAATCGGTAAACCGATAGCGATAGTATGTAAGTCGAACACAGTATGTAAACGCCtaagagagagaagtgatCATGAAGACGGGGGAAATCTGGGTGAGAgcaggtggtgaggatgtcTGTCAGTCGAATCAATTTGGTATTAGTAAACTTCAGTTGAATTCATACCACCGCTTTTCTGTACCACTCTTCGCTCACTAGATACTATTGGTATTCCCAGTGGTTGTGTGAACATGCAGTATTAAGAGTACTAAGTTCAGTAGAGATGAACCGGGGCCTGTTAGTAAATGGTTAGTGGTAGCGCAGAAAGCAAGAGAGAAAACCGGTGGAGACCATACGTGTATTGAAGGCCGCATGCGGGTGAAAGGCAACTCCGGTACTCACAAGAAAGAAGCGTTCGCGACACAACGGGCAactgatgaatgataattTCTGTGAGCCCATTTTTGGGTAAGACGCTAACAAGTATCTTATGATATCAAGGGGCGGCTGAACGTGCAAGATAGGTTCAGACGTCCGCCGGCGAATTATAAGTGCAAGACGAGCTATGACAGACCACTTGCCGCACTGTGACGGATGAGTAACAGTTATTTACCCCCAGACAGTGACTTACAAGCACACGATAGCAATTAGACTGTGCTAGCCTTGCCTGGCGGAGCAAGACTTGAGTAATAAGTAAGAGTGGAAAGTGCTATCTTAGTCAAGTTCAAAGAAGGTTACTCAAGGGAGTTAACCTAGCTCCAGGAGAAAGACCTCGGCGACATAAAGCCTAGTTGATGTTGTTACAGTGATACATATCGTAAATGATGCGTCAAATTACTTGGTTCCCTTACTGGAGGGCTTACGTGGAGTTGAATTGGTAGTCGTGGCACTAGCATTGCGATTCCTCGTCGACGCATTAGATCGTAGTGTGAGATTCACGGCATCTGAGAAAAGATCGGACTGAGTATACGAATGGGTTGTGGGTGGAATGACTGGAGATGAGGTACTTTCTGGAGTCGAAGTTGTAGGAGGCAGAGACGCCTGGGAGGAGCCAGATGAACGTCTTGTACTTGATGGACTGTATGGGAATGACGACTCAGCAGAGCTGCATGATGCATGATCAATCTCTGCACTTACGGTTGATAGCCACCCCATATATCTTCCGTCGAGCCTAGAGTATGGCGATGATTCAGTTTTGCAGGACGCCAACCCAGCCTGTGCATAGCTAACTGATCTCCTTTGGAAGCAGCTTTGAATAGCTTCTCACTCTCTCGAGGGTCCATCTCATGAGGCGAGGAGCTATGGGGTTCAGTCTTAGCTGAGACCGTCGTTATCGAGGATCGGGGAGAGTTGGAACTGATAGTTGAAGATCGAGAACGGGATGATGTGAAGGAGCCATGAGGAGCTAGTATCCCGCCTGTGTTCTTGATACGAGGACCACGGGTCGTGCTAGACCGTCGTGCTAATGCAAAAGTACCGGAATCTGAAGCTGCCTTCACTGGCAGCCCATGATCGCTTGGAGTACGTGGGGTTGGGATAGATGTCGCTGAATCGAGGGAAAAATCGAGCGTCGTGGTGAGTTGggaggacgatgaagaggatgcaTGTTGGGAGAAAGGAGGGAAGTAGGATTGACCTTGATCGTAGTCATCTGGAAAAGGTGGGCTAACAAGAAGTTCACTAAGACTTTGTAGAGGTGGTGATGAAAAGTTGGGTAGAGCGGACATGCGAGGGGAGAGTGAACTCTTCCGTATAAACGAAGGCCTCTCCTGATGTGTCTTGGGCTTTGGAAGGGGTGTGAGGTGATCGTTTATTTCGGTCGAAGATCCTGATCCACCGCTGGACATGGGCGCATCGGGGGGAGTGGTAGGGGCATTGACGAGAGCGATGGGAAGTGTAGAGCCAAGCTGCATATGTTCAATGGAATGGGTGATCTTGTCGATGGGGGATTCTATATTCTCTGTTGTCTCAGCTGCTGGATGAATTAGACATGTATTACGATTTGATATTACAGGGAGCACTTACGGACAGGAGCGGGCGGCCGCTGCTGATCGACATCCTGTGGGATAATTACAGCCGTATCTTGGCCTGTACCCATCCCCTGTGCGACTGTGATGGAAGGGGAAACGGAAGCGGGGAgagaatgagatgggatgatcaagacATATAAGTAGGTAATGAACAATCGACTGACTCAAGGCATATTGAATAGATGGACAGTCGGGGTGATTAGGTATCAGTGCACAAATGCATAagtatatatagatatatactGAGACTCCCTCCCATATGAAAAAGTGATTTGGTGTTGCAGTGATAATCTTGAGGATCAGCATATCCCGATGGTGAGTAACAGGGTAATCATCGATCTAATCCCGTTGTCGCCTcactcctctcctcttccccctccCCCCCCCGGGCGGAATCTCAGCCAACTCAACCGAGCGGACAGTAACTCACCCTCTTTCATTCCCCTTGATACATATAGCTTAGACTGCATTCATTCGCATCTGCCCGAGACTAAGCTGCGGTGCCGagacttgagctgatatctctcgTAATTTGCATGCACATCCACCCATGGCAATCACGATACTCATGATACTCATTCTCACCATGCTCACGTTATTGTACAATGGCTGCAACGTGGTAGGAGGAGATAGCGAGCACTCAgctctcatctcatcgtACAAGTATAAGTATTGGCATAGCGATCCATCGATGGTTTATCTTTTCGTGCATACACATAAACTCTGATAACCACCCTATGGAAGATTCATTCGAAGAGAAAAGCAAAAGGGAAAATATGTATAGAAGGGACGGGAGGGAGACATGGCAGGAGATCGTGGTTCAAGATTTCATTAAAACCGAGGGAAGTATATTCCTTATCAAGCTTAGGTCTTTCTCTTGAGGTTGGTGGAGAGCTGTGTTTGGGTTTGGTCAGCGACAGGAAGCAGTACCAGATCTTGATCCAACTTACCCATTCAAGACCCTCGTAGAGACCATCACCAGAGGTAGCACAAGCCGCTTGGATGTACCATGATCGTTGTCGGAGAGAGTGGAGACCAAGTTTGTCGGTGATCTCAGCAGCGTTCATGGCGTTGGGAAGATCCTACTTGGAGTGTCAGTTGTTGCAAGCAGAAGACAACGCAGCTCCACTCACTTGTTTGTTGGCGAAGACGAGGAGCAAAGCGTctctcaactcatcctcactGAGCATCCGTTGTACTATTCCGATGGTGTCAGCCCATTATCCTCCATGCTGATATATTCATAACTCACATTCCTCTCGGGCCTCGGTGATACGCTCTCGATCGTTGGAGTCTACTACGAAGATGATACCTTGGGTGTTTTGGAAGTCTATCGAAACATGGCTTATCATCAGCGATTGCGTTTCCACCCCGGTGTTTTGGATCGAACGCACAATGTCTCCACAAAGGTCTGATCTTGTCTTGTCCTCCAACATCCCATACAGTGAATGAGATGTTCTTGTATTCTACAGTCTCGACGTTGAAACCTGGAGATTAGGCAGTGTTAGTGGGTCGCGTGAGCGCGTCTGTCAACGTGAAAGTGGATACTTGCCgatggtgggaatggtggTGACAATTTCACCAAGTTTGAGTTTATATAAGATGGTGGTTTTACCGGCAGCATCGAGACCAACCATAAGAATTCCTGTGGTAGGGGAGACAGTCAGCGAATGCCATTcgagagagatggatggatgttaAGGACGACAAGTTGAAGGAGGGACTGAGGGGTAAGACACGCACGCATCTCCTTCTTGCCGAAGAGGCCGTTGAGGAGTTTTGAGATAGAGAGACCCATTATGAGAGATGAACCTAGGGCGAGAGCTGAAGCAGGGCGAGGTGTATGGTCTAATCTTAGATTATACGTGCCGATataggatgttgatgatgacaacGGTGGTaatggaggtggtgatggCAATGACAACTTAGACGTGGCGCAGAATGGAGGGAGAGAGAACAATTCAGTATAACACCCCCGGAAACACGTGGCGGAATTATGGGGGAATATGGCATATGGCGAATACACGCGTCTCTGTCTGCGCAAGAGACGAGCAATGATGTGGCATTGATATCTGATTATCCGGGTGACTCCCTCTGAACCATTCAATCATCGTGAAGGGTCGAATGCACGTGCGTCATTTTGTTGATCTATCTGAATCTaaatctgaatctgatccAATTCAGCTCTATATATGTGCGTCCTACCCATAACATATCTTCCTCGGCCTCAAAGATCAGTGAACACCCACCTACCAGCACATCATGAGTCAGGTCGCAGACTTCTtttaccatcccttctcatcgGCTGCTCTCAAACTACTCCCGAAGAGAGGGGTCGGGATCAGAGCCAAGAGCAAGAGAGCAGATCGTATACCTGATGAGTGAGTGGGAGGATCCCCTCAACTGTCTTTGCTTGGCTTCTAACTGACATTCATAACAGCCCTCAGCGTCCTCTTCTGACCGATTACCATTCCATAAATGATCCAACGatacgagtacgagtaccaAGTAAGTCAGCGGGTTGACGATGAAATGGACACAACCTAATATTCATGAATTAGAAAAAGTGTCAACGCCCGTCAAGGTCGAAGCCAAGGTCTGGTTTGCCAATGAACGAACGTACATATCTTACTTGTCGATGGGGCTGTTACTCTCGACAATAGCATCCGGTCTCTTGTTCGGTGCTAGGGATTCATCAGCGAGGTGGTTTGCATTTGCTTACGCtttgatgtgagtggaaaTGGGTTACGACATGAGCTGATGGCTCTACCAGATCTGTCGGTGTATTGGTGTATGGCTGGGCAATCTTTCAGAAGAGGTTGACAATGATATCTGCTCGAGATGCTGGGAATTTTGGTGAGTTTCAATATACTTAGGCTGTTGCTGACCATTCAGACCTTCTCTGGGGTCCCATGTTCATCTGTCTCGCCTTGTTCGTCGCAATCCTAgccaacttcatcttccggtTCCGAGAAGCTCGAAAAGAGATTGGTGTCAATCCCTTATCCTTCCAGAACGCATGGTATGAAGCTGGTGTCAAGAGCTCTTGGTTGTAGAAACATGTTACATCTCTTTTTCATTTACAAACGCATGCACTATATATCAAACgagatccatcttctcttaAGCAGTTCCGGTTTCCTTGTAGGCCTACAGAATCGTTATCAGCGAGTGATCTATAGAAGAAGCGTTTAGTAACTCACAGTCATCTCCGCATCAAGTTCTTCTGCCGTCTTCTTAGCAGGTCTAGGATTTCGAGGTCTGGCTCCACCTCGACCACGTCCTCGACCACGGGGGTTGGCAGCACCTCGAGCAGAAGGAGCAGCGGCAACACGGGATGCCAAAGATTGAGCTTGATTAGGGTCAATGGCGATTTCAACCTTCATGGGACGTTCTGAATATGGGATGGTTTTTGATAAGGTGCGTTAGTTTTGGAGCGTAATGAGAGTATATGTGCAGAGGTAAAGAAGCCTCGGCGCTACTCTTCTAAAACCTTGACACCAGACCGAAGCGTCTACATCTGATGGAGATAATATCCTAAGGCCAGAGAGAGAATCACTCGTGTCCAGTTCTTGTTCGACGCTCCTCCTCCAATGACCTGTGAGCATGACGACCAACGCTGAAGCAGCGCGTGCCAGAGCTTCGGTCGACTCTGACGTTATGACAGTTGTACTTGACCATGTATCGAAAGAGCAACGCCGAGGAAGCAAGTGGTATAAACGTGATATCAGGGAAAGAAGACTAACGGTTGTCGATCATCCTGTTGTGGTCTGCAAAGATCAGCAATGCTCTACCATtcttttcactcacaagcaGCGTGAGCCTTGTTGGCGTCTCCTCTGTTCTTGAACACTACCGTGGCGACACCGGTGCTTTTACCAGTAGCATTGTATGACATTTGTACGGTTCGTACGGGACCGACGGTGGATTGCATGAGGTCCTGGGGTATGTCGTTAGCACAGTGGAAGTGATCGGAGGAGAGGGTAGACTCACTCTGACAGCAGCTTCCGTTACATCTTGAGGAAGGTTActaatgatgatcttgatggcCTCGGCGGTGAGAGGTTTAGCTGGAGcggcagcttgagcagcGGCTTTGGGTACGGCAGAAGCGTATCGAGCACGGGCAGATGTAGGAGCACCACCGCCTCGCTTGCCACCTCTCCTCAACTTGGGCTTAGCTTGGATGATCTACAGATAATAAGAGAAGGAACGTAAGGGCAATGAGCTGAGAGGAACGCGAAGCGAAGTGGGAGAAAGCGACCGACCTCGTCGAGTGATTTGTCGATATCcattgtgagtgattatTTGGTGGTGTTGAGAGGGTACGAGTAGAATAGGTCGATGTTGGTTGTTATGATAGCTTTGGCTATTATGATATGGCACAGAGATAGGTGAGACGAAGATGCGAGATGGGAGTTGTAGCACACGTACATGAAGGCAACAGCACCTCAACGGTGTTATGTAATCAGGCAGTAATCCCCGAGAGTGTGGCACTTGATGTTGTTGTAAGACTGGCTAATGTATCTATGACGCAGTTGTCGTTGCATAACTTATCACTCTCACTGATTTCCCATCTCGATTCTGCCTATCATACACCCCCCCCTCCATCTCCACCGTCATCgcacctcatccatcctccTACCATACGACACAGGTCAGCAGCTGCCATTCGCACTGGATCCAGGTCGAACCTCACCGTTATCGCTGCTTAAACTGCGGTCCTCATCGTCACATGGTTTCAACGCGTCCCTCCCCTACCCCTGCGCGGGGCCGAATACCCTATCCTACCGCCGCCACCTATACTCCTGGTGACAGCAACACTTCGCCAGCCTACCTCGGCGCCTCCGAACCTATACAGAAGACCACATCGAGAGATTCGGAGCGGGAGAGGAGAGTGCAAGGTTTGAAGAACTGGTGGAAAGGTTTCAGAGAAAGTGAACAAAGCGGAGGACCGTCAAATGCCCCACGCCGTGGTGTTTTTGGTGAACCCCTCGCGGAGTCTATAGAATACGCATCCGTTCAGGTATCGACAAACGGCCCGGACGGCTCGCTGTATGTCTGGGGGTGAGTGGAAACTTATCGGGACTTGGCTGACAACTTAGCGTAATCCCTGTGGTCGTCGCGAAATGTGGTCTGTACCTCAAGGAGAATGCGACTGGCGTTGAGGGGACCTTTCGAATATCCGGCTCCGccaagaggatgagagagcTGCAGATACTATTCGACACCCCGccaaaggtgagtcacaCTGGTATGATGACCGCTGACCTCTCAGTACGGTAAAAACATTGATTGGAAATCACTACCATTTACGACTCATGATGTAGCTACGATATTCAGACGGTGAGTCGAGATCTCAGTCGAGCATCGCTGACAGTCAGATTCCTCACGCAGATGCCTGTAGGTCTCACCAAGTGATGATCACGCTGACAATTAGGAACCTATAATCCCGTTCGATTTTTACGATGATTTCCGAAATGTCTTATCCTCTCACCTCTCCGGCACTCTGTCCGCAGATGATGCGATCGCTCAATACAAGAGCCTCATCCAGGCACTTCCCAGGATCCATCTATACCTGTTGCTCTACGTTCTGGATCTTTTGAGCGTGTTTGCCCGACGGGCAGACAAGAACCTGATGACCGCCCCAAGTAAGTTTACCGTATTCGAACCCCGCTGACATCAGATCTCGCATTGATCTTCCAACCGGGTGTTCTGTCTCACCCACTGCATCAAATGCGACCGAAAGAACACGTACTTTCACAACAGGTGCTAGAGTTCTTGATAGAACATCAAGATCACTTCCTCTTGGGAATGGAATTGGTGAGTTACATGTCTCGCAGCGCTCCGCTGACAAACAGAAACCCAAGAAGAAGCGCAAGGAAAAGGCACCGGCAACGGTCCCTCAGCCCCCTCCACTGGTCAAAGCCGACTCTGATATGATGTTGCCCTCCGAATCGGACGATGAAGCACCTGCTGGAGGATACTATGTCATCGAAGGCCCAGGTCGAGCGACTTCGCCAGCTTCCCCGCCAGCTTCGACTCTTCCCAACATCAGCGCAgccaaccttcttccttctcctcctcctgtcAAACCGAACATCGCTCCTCCCGATCTCATGGAGATGTCTGAGTCCGACGAGGAAGCACCTCCTGGCGGGTACGAAATTCGAACAGGTAATCCAGCGTCCGCGCGTGCAACATTGCTCGCGAAAGCTATGGCTCGAGGAGAAGGAGCAACTCCTATCGGAGCTGGTGTAGCCAGAAGGAGGACTTTACCCTCACGAAAACCTGGAGAGTTTGTACCAAGATTGAAGCGGACTGCCAAGGAGGCACCTTAATCGTTGTTTGGGTTCGAGGGACAAtttcttgttgttgtatgTGACTTGTTGATGACTCCAACGCTAATGCCTGTATGACATGtgatgcatatatacaacGATGGTTGTTTACTAGTTACAAATTACGAAGACCACTTAAGATTACGTCTATCCATTCCGGCTCTAATCAAATTATGATGAATTGCTTGCAGTGCTTGATCCACACCACTCTCTGACCTGATCTTCTCACCGATTCTTGCCGCTTTCTCGATCATCACCACATCTGTGGTtgctttgatcaaagcatTGGCGATATCGTCTGATCGCAACGACGCCACTTTGAGGCCGACTCCAAGTTTGGTAACCCGGGCAGACCAAAAGAATTGGTCACTACGTGATCATTAGCGTTATTGGGTCATTTGAAAATCTCCAACTTACCCGAACCAAGGTTTGATCAGAGTGGGTATACCAGCCCTCAAACTTGCTCCGACGGTTCCCGCACCTCCATGATGCAGAGCTGCTTGGACTGGAAATtgtatcagctttgttcGTCGCGGATGGAGCTTACCTTTCGGGAAGAGCCAAGAATGAGGAATCTTATCCACGCCAAAGCAGCTTGCGGGGAAAGCAATATCTTCGCCTTCTTTGGCCGGATCGCCTCCTCGCGATGACCAACCTTTTGCTATAATCGCTCGTACATCGGCTGAAAGTACACTCGTCAGCTGATTGCATGCCAACTTTAAAGAATCGAGCTCACCCTTCTCCACCGCTTTGATTATACTCTTCGTCATTTCGTTGGGCCGGGGAACGACGATAGAACCGAATCCCTGCGATGTAAGCGATAGTCCTAACAGATATGCAACTCACGATATACACCAACGCCTTGCCGTCCTCCTTCGCTTTGTTGACGAATGCATCAAGCTCTGGCGATGGGGACCAGTCGGTATCGCTATCTTCCAAATTCCAATAAccggtgatgatgatatcatcatgccAGTCAAGAGGTTTTGGGACAACCGCCGAGCTGAAGTTATATAAGAATGGGACTTTGGTCACCGACAATGCGGCCATATCTGTCgacttgaggttgagatacttcttcctccatcgaTTGATCTGTCCAGCCGTAGCTTTCCACATGATATTATCGAATAAGACGTATGTCGAGTAGTTGAAACTAGGGCCCATTTCGAACGCTGGAACCATGAAAGCATGGGGATACGCAGACGTCCGTGTCCAGGGCATGGTGAAAGCTCGGAAATATGGTATTTTCAACGCCTCAGCAATGTGTATACCCGCCATGGTCGAAGGACTCTCGATGAGTACGTCGGCATCGTGGCAAGCCTGCCATGATTCGATGAGTACTAGGGACAGATTAGCTTTTTGCAGCTGTGCTTTGACGACTCACAATCATCGAGCCATTCTCGGAACCCGCCGAGGGATTCTTTAAAAAAGCCAGGCGAGAACATCTTGCCGTCAGCTATTGCTTGCTTCACCGCCAACTCACCCTGTGCTCCTGACTCAGTTTCATGAGCGCTGTTGGGTCACCACCCGCCTGTCTATGTTCTATACCATAACCTTCGACCCATTTTTTGAACTCGGCTGACTGTCAGCAATGGTCTTTGTACggtatcactcacgatgGGTCACAATGACCACCTTGTGTCCATCTTTCAGCAGTCGCAGCCCCAGCGCGATGTAAGGCTGGACATCACCTCGAGAGCCAATCGTCAAACAAACGAATGTTCTTGGTGTCAGTCGTATTTGCCCTATTACTGGCTTGTTTGCCAGGAACGGCATATAGGTGATGGCTTCATCAGGCAAAGCTTTCGGGTGATATATAGTCTCTCTGCTTGGTGCCAGGATATCGGCTGGATGAGCATCCTCAGCACCAAGAGATAGAGGAGATTCGGCTCTTGGGATGGGCATAGAGTCGAATTGTGGTGCAGGAGGTTTTTGATCGTTGATCAGACCGGTGGTGGACCGGGGGCCATTGACCAGTAAAGCGTTGAGGTGTGTAATGACCTAAATGACGTGAGCTGATGCTCCAGTATTAGCagcactcacctcatctctcgAATCCTTATTCCAGAATTCGAAACGCAAGTCACGATGTCCATGAATGTGCAGAGCCATTCCAACGAAGCCCACCCGTAAACTAGGCGCAGGTGTAGCACCTTTAATATCCGCTATGCGGAAGCGGTACTAAAGTTTTGTCAGCGTTCGTGATGACcttgacaactcaccttgatgtcGGATCCTACGGTATTCCTTCGCCAAAAGCAGATGAAATGGGGATTTAGGATGATGTGCCCTCGTGCGGGAACAAAATTGGTCGCTACATAGCAACGTTTGACTGAGAGACAAGGGATCAGTTGGATTCTTCACTCAACCAAAGAACTCACTCCacactccttcatcctctttcagACCAAATACCTTGGCTGCCATGCTGGCTCTTTCCGCTTTGCGAGCTTCTTGCAGCAGCGCATCGCCTCGAGATTCCTCCTCGTCGTGGATCGATTCGCCTGATTGAGAGGAAGTCCTGGATGAATCCAAGGTCTGTTCAAGATCCTCATCTGTGGCGACCACGTCATGACCGGatatctggaagatgacgggTGGTAGCTGTACGTCAGATTTGTATCGTCTCTGGGCAGCTGCGAGGACAGCAGTCTGCAATGCTTTGGTGAACCAGGCTTGTTCGTTGTGCACTCCTATATTGAACTCCAATCTATGCCCGTAGCTCGGAGGGAGGGAGCTATCCTCAGGCATGGTCTGGGCAGTCGGTGCAAATAAGTACTTGCGCGCAGGAGATGAGGACCGGTGTTCGGATGCTCGcggagaagagaaagatcgtTTAAGCATCTCAGCGGGCGGGGTTCTGACCTTCTGAACGGCAGGTTCCTCTTCTCTAGTAAAATCACCCTGCACCACTTTCCCACTGAGCGAACATGAGTCAACCTGACGAGTGTGTTCGAGATTGGCCTCCAAGCCAACAAGAGTTGCGAAAGAATGGTAAGGACTAATTCCCTTGATGGTGGTACGATCGAGCGGGATGCAACAGCGCATGTACGACCATTCATCGGATgcttcttcttgaccatTCGCTGATCTCCATCTCGCTTTCGCACTTCTGTATAGAGCACCGTCAAAAGATCTTCTCCATTGGATGGCTGATTGCTCAGTGTCCACGGTGAAATGAGTCCTTCGTAAGCCGACGGGAGTTTCGTGAGTGACATAGAAATCGCAAGGGTGTTGGAGATCGATAGGATCGCATTCGCGAACAGAGGACACTGAAGGTCAGCATGGGACATGTCAATGAAGACTTACATAGTACACTCCGTATAGGTCTGACTCGATCCGACTCATTGGCACTGGGATACGTCGTGACCATCTCAGGTGTGAGTTCCATCCATACACGTTTCGCTTGCTGTAAACCAGGTCTGTGTATCGTAACAGGACCTGCACATATGACATCTGGCCCGCTGGGTGTAGGTGTCGGATCTAAAGAATCGGGTGGTATGATCGCATGGAATAGGAGTCTGTGTGTGGTGAGATGGAAATtgccaatcatcatcacaccCCTGCATGGCGATCAGCAGGGCGAATCAATGTTCCACATCCCTGTTACACTTACTTGAACAAAGAGCCTTTGGTATCTGCTAGCATACGTTCTGCTTCACCTCCTTCCATTAATCCTGCTATATCGCCGAATTCTTCCTTGATAGCGAGAAGCTTCTCCTCGTCCGAGATATCTGATACCCCAACAGCGGCGGATTCAGAGGCTATAGAAAGGTTATCGACCGATGGAAAATCTTCGGCCAGCTCGGGTGAAGGCTCTACGTCATCGACTTTTGGtagagcaggtcgatgttTATGACATTTCGGTAGGCTCATCGATGCCAAATTGGATAGAGACATGGCTGACAAATCAGCTCCATGGCTTCGTGATAAAATGCTCACCTGTGAATCTCGCACTTAGCgtacttctttccctctccgTCTCGTTTAGTGTTTCATCTATCCACTTCTGCAGCCCGTCCTTGTCCTGTGTGACTTCCGTAGGTAGCTCAGCCGCGGTGGATGTGTTGGACATGTCAGAACTACTActgtcttcatcttcttcgctatcCGCTTCACCGCCGGCGAGACCGAGGTCACTGTTTCCTCCTGCCATGAGCTTGAAAAGGTCGAAGAGCTGACATGAGGAGGGCATTCCGCCTCTGGTGACTTGAGTTGTTGCCGCAGATTGTTCaggtgttgatggtggtaCTGGAGTGGTGGGTGTGGCGGGATTGAGACGAGGTgaagcagaaggtgaagagaagatgttTGCGAGTTTTTTGGTTACGGCGGGCATGATGACAGATGGCCGAGGGTGATAGACTGGGGTGACTAGGTGAGTACGCCTTACGGCTGCCAGTGATACAAGGTCTGaatgtgatgatgagagtatACAACGTATGCCGGTGTGTGTTGAAACTGTGGTATGTAAGATAAGgcaagaagaggatgaggaatgcTTATGTATCAACCTCGGCCAGAGAGAGTGGTGATTAGTCAGGTACGAATGTGGAATTGTAATTGTATTACcgggattggaagatccaCCGCAGATCTGCTTCCGGTAAAAAAAGAAAACAATACTGCAGGAACCTTTTGCTTTATCCGGAACATCCATCGTAATTGTGCAAACATAATCAGCTCACCAGCCCATCCGTCGGGGTCCGGGGCATCTCCGTCGGCTCACT
Coding sequences:
- a CDS encoding ADP-ribosylation factor, encoding MGLSISKLLNGLFGKKEMRILMVGLDAAGKTTILYKLKLGFNVETVEYKNISFTVWDVGGQDKIRPLWRHYFQNTQGIIFVVDSNDRERITEAREELQRMLSEDELRDALLLVFANKQDLPNAMNAAEITDKLGLHSLRQRSWYIQAACATSGDGLYEGLEWLSTNLKRKT